In one Corallococcus sp. EGB genomic region, the following are encoded:
- the encA gene encoding encapsulin nanocompartment shell protein EncA — translation MPDFLGHAENPLREEEWARLNETVIQVARRSLVGRRILDIYGPLGAGVQTVAYDEFQGVSPGAVDIVGEQETAMVFTDVRKFKTIPIIYKDFLLHWRDIEAARTHNMPLDVSAAAGAAALCAQQEDELIFYGDQRLGYEGLMTANGRLTATLGDWTAPGGGFQTIVEATRKLNEAGHFGPYAVVLSPRLYSQLHRIYEKTGVLEIQTISQLASDGVYQSNRLRGESGVVVSTGRENMDLAVAMDMVAAYLGASKMNHPFRVLESLLLRIKHPDAICTLEGAVPSAPPARR, via the coding sequence ATGCCTGACTTCCTTGGACATGCCGAGAACCCGCTGCGCGAAGAGGAATGGGCGCGCCTCAACGAGACGGTGATCCAGGTGGCGCGCCGTTCACTGGTGGGCCGCCGCATCCTGGACATCTACGGGCCGCTGGGCGCGGGCGTGCAGACCGTGGCCTACGACGAGTTCCAGGGCGTGTCCCCGGGCGCGGTGGACATCGTCGGTGAGCAGGAGACCGCCATGGTCTTCACCGACGTCCGCAAGTTCAAGACCATCCCCATCATCTACAAGGACTTCCTGCTGCACTGGCGGGACATCGAGGCGGCGCGCACGCACAACATGCCGCTGGACGTGTCCGCCGCCGCCGGCGCCGCGGCGCTGTGCGCCCAGCAGGAGGACGAGCTCATCTTCTACGGCGATCAGCGCCTGGGCTACGAGGGCCTGATGACGGCCAACGGCCGCCTCACCGCCACGCTGGGGGATTGGACGGCGCCGGGCGGCGGCTTCCAGACCATCGTGGAGGCCACGCGCAAGCTCAACGAGGCCGGCCACTTCGGGCCCTACGCCGTGGTGCTGTCGCCGCGCCTGTACTCGCAGCTGCACCGCATCTACGAGAAGACGGGCGTGCTGGAGATCCAGACCATCAGCCAGCTCGCGTCCGACGGTGTCTACCAGTCCAACCGCCTGCGCGGCGAGTCGGGCGTGGTGGTGTCCACGGGCCGGGAGAACATGGACCTGGCGGTGGCCATGGACATGGTCGCGGCATACCTGGGCGCCAGCAAGATGAACCACCCGTTCCGCGTGCTGGAGTCGCTGCTGCTGCGCATCAAGCACCCGGACGCCATCTGCACGCTGGAAGGCGCCGTCCCCTCCGCGCCCCCGGCGCGCCGCTAG
- the murJ gene encoding murein biosynthesis integral membrane protein MurJ: protein MLVAIGILASRLMGLVRERVFAHYLGNAEAAAVFKAALRIPNFLQNLFGEGVLSGSFIPVYAQLLGKKDTDEADRVAGAVFGLLALATGVMVALGMLATPLFVDLIAPGFEGGERDLAVRLVRILFPGTGFLVLSAWCLGILNSHRRFLLSYLAPVVWNVVIIATLLTVGSVHGGAGGRAAEEAVTEWLAYGVVLGSFLQFAVQVPTVMRLLGHFRPVLSLASASVRQVLKNFGPVVLGRGVVQFSAWVDTAFASLISNRALSSLLYAQTIYLIPVSLFGMAVSAAELPEMARATAEGETQAHAKLRSRIDAGSRRIAFWVVPSAAALLFLGDLVSGALLQTGRFGAADSRYLWYLLMGAAVGLVASTVGRLYASAFYALKDPKTPLRYAIVRVALGTVKAWFLALWLPERLGLPRELGAAFLTLSSGVVAWVETTLLRRKLRSMVGPVGLPSGLLPRLYGAAVVGGLVALAVKQGLTGLLGPMPGVAAEWGGALLVPPRLHPVVGLLATAVPFGVVYFAVAAALGIPEAGAVFRKVGRRLGLAR from the coding sequence ATGCTGGTGGCCATCGGCATCCTGGCGTCGCGGCTGATGGGCCTGGTGCGCGAGCGGGTCTTCGCGCACTACCTGGGCAACGCGGAGGCCGCCGCCGTCTTCAAGGCCGCGCTGCGCATCCCCAACTTCCTCCAGAACCTCTTCGGGGAGGGCGTGCTGTCGGGCTCCTTCATCCCCGTCTACGCCCAGCTGCTGGGCAAGAAGGACACGGACGAGGCGGACCGGGTCGCGGGCGCGGTGTTCGGGCTGCTGGCCCTGGCCACGGGCGTGATGGTGGCGCTGGGCATGCTGGCCACGCCGCTGTTCGTGGACCTCATCGCGCCGGGCTTCGAAGGCGGCGAGCGCGACCTGGCGGTGCGCCTGGTGCGCATCCTCTTCCCCGGCACGGGCTTCCTCGTCTTGAGCGCGTGGTGCCTGGGCATCCTCAACAGCCACCGGCGCTTCCTGCTGTCCTACCTGGCGCCCGTGGTCTGGAACGTCGTCATCATCGCCACGCTGCTGACGGTGGGCAGCGTGCATGGGGGCGCCGGCGGCCGCGCCGCGGAAGAGGCCGTGACGGAGTGGCTGGCCTACGGCGTGGTGCTGGGCAGCTTCCTCCAGTTCGCGGTGCAGGTGCCCACGGTGATGCGCCTGCTGGGCCACTTCCGCCCGGTGCTGTCCCTGGCCAGCGCCTCCGTGCGTCAGGTGCTGAAGAACTTCGGGCCGGTGGTGCTGGGGCGCGGCGTGGTGCAGTTCAGCGCGTGGGTGGACACCGCCTTCGCGTCGCTCATCTCCAACCGGGCGCTGTCCTCGCTGCTCTACGCGCAGACCATCTACCTCATCCCGGTGAGCCTCTTCGGCATGGCGGTGTCCGCCGCGGAGCTGCCGGAGATGGCGCGCGCCACGGCGGAGGGGGAGACCCAGGCGCACGCGAAGCTGCGAAGCCGCATCGACGCGGGCTCGCGCCGCATCGCCTTCTGGGTGGTGCCGTCCGCCGCCGCGCTCCTCTTCCTGGGGGACCTGGTGAGCGGGGCGCTCCTGCAGACGGGCCGCTTCGGCGCGGCGGACTCGCGCTACCTCTGGTACCTGCTGATGGGCGCGGCGGTGGGCCTGGTCGCGTCCACCGTGGGCCGGCTCTACGCCTCCGCCTTCTACGCGCTGAAGGACCCCAAGACGCCCCTGCGCTACGCCATCGTGCGCGTGGCCCTGGGCACCGTGAAGGCCTGGTTCCTGGCGCTGTGGCTGCCGGAGCGGTTGGGGCTGCCCCGGGAGCTGGGGGCGGCGTTCCTCACCCTGTCCAGCGGCGTCGTGGCCTGGGTGGAGACCACGCTCCTGCGCCGCAAGCTGCGCTCCATGGTGGGTCCTGTGGGCCTGCCGTCGGGCCTGCTGCCCAGGTTGTACGGCGCGGCGGTGGTGGGCGGGCTCGTGGCGTTGGCCGTCAAACAGGGCCTCACCGGCCTGCTGGGCCCCATGCCCGGAGTGGCCGCGGAGTGGGGCGGGGCGCTGCTCGTGCCGCCGCGCCTGCACCCGGTGGTGGGCCTGCTGGCCACGGCGGTGCCCTTCGGGGTCGTCTACTTCGCGGTGGCCGCCGCGCTGGGCATCCCGGAGGCGGGGGCGGTGTTCCGCAAGGTGGGCCGGCGGCTGGGGCTCGCCCGGTAG
- a CDS encoding ferritin, translating into MAGKSDTERSDVARIRAVLARELETINEYEAYAEDSSHPEVKAFFLHLAAEEKEHVSEATHMLRMLDKGQDAHFAKPFVPGHFQAAAGGAPAAEPTVAPPPAPPPAPPSVGRLANEPLTSLPPQRLIYGVPAPPPSANGHPLTIGSLRRGGGGGGGSGR; encoded by the coding sequence ATGGCCGGAAAGTCCGACACCGAGCGGTCCGACGTCGCGAGAATCCGCGCCGTGCTGGCACGCGAACTCGAGACGATCAACGAGTACGAGGCGTACGCCGAGGACTCCTCCCATCCGGAGGTGAAGGCCTTCTTCCTCCACCTGGCGGCGGAGGAGAAGGAGCACGTGTCCGAGGCCACCCACATGCTCCGGATGCTCGACAAGGGACAGGACGCACACTTCGCCAAACCCTTCGTCCCGGGCCACTTCCAGGCCGCCGCGGGGGGGGCCCCCGCCGCGGAGCCCACCGTGGCCCCTCCGCCCGCGCCGCCACCGGCCCCGCCCTCGGTGGGCCGCCTGGCGAACGAACCCCTGACGTCCCTGCCGCCCCAGCGCCTCATCTATGGCGTCCCCGCGCCGCCGCCTTCCGCCAACGGCCATCCCCTCACCATCGGCAGCCTGCGCCGCGGCGGTGGAGGCGGTGGCGGTTCCGGTCGTTGA
- a CDS encoding sigma-54 dependent transcriptional regulator — protein sequence MAKVLVIDDETNLRKVLAALLRRDGFDVTVAENGEQGLAEFHKNGADIVVTDLVMPKLGGMEVLSAVRAANPDVPVIIITAHGTVDSAVEAIKAGAFDYITKPFDQAELSSVVAKAAKTNESAKRSVRADHKARSAIIGESPQIQDVYKIIDKVADTPSTVLITGESGTGKELIATALHGESSRRDKPFIKINCAAIPATLLESELFGYEKGAFTGAVTSKPGRFELADEGTLFLDEIGEIPVEMQVKLLRALQEGEFERVGGIKTTRVNVRLVAATNRDLQAEIEAGRFRKDLYYRLAVVPIVLPALRERRGDIPMLAQHFVDKYNRRLHKKIEGIADDALALLQAYAWPGNIRELENLIERVLLFADGPLITARDLPEPVRGGAGVQAGAPVAASLGTLDVPVGEVGLKDIVRMKAAELERDLIVKKLEETGGNVTRAARLLQISRKSLQTKMKEFGLRDTTPDGQEDGPDE from the coding sequence ATGGCGAAGGTCCTGGTCATCGACGACGAGACGAACCTGCGCAAGGTGCTGGCCGCCCTGCTGCGCCGCGACGGGTTCGACGTCACCGTGGCGGAGAACGGCGAGCAGGGCCTGGCCGAGTTCCACAAGAACGGCGCGGACATCGTCGTCACCGACCTGGTGATGCCGAAGCTGGGCGGCATGGAGGTGCTGTCCGCCGTGCGCGCCGCCAACCCGGACGTGCCGGTGATCATCATCACCGCGCACGGCACCGTGGACTCCGCCGTGGAGGCCATCAAGGCGGGCGCGTTCGACTACATCACCAAGCCCTTCGACCAGGCGGAGCTGTCCTCCGTCGTGGCCAAGGCCGCCAAGACAAACGAGAGCGCCAAGCGCTCCGTGCGCGCGGACCACAAGGCCCGCTCCGCCATCATCGGCGAGTCGCCGCAGATCCAGGACGTCTACAAGATCATCGACAAGGTGGCGGACACGCCGTCCACGGTGCTGATCACGGGTGAGAGCGGCACGGGCAAGGAGCTCATCGCCACCGCGCTCCACGGCGAGTCCAGCCGCCGCGACAAGCCGTTCATCAAGATCAACTGCGCCGCCATCCCCGCCACGCTCCTGGAGAGCGAGCTGTTCGGCTACGAGAAGGGCGCCTTCACCGGCGCCGTCACCTCCAAGCCAGGCCGCTTCGAGCTGGCCGACGAAGGCACCCTCTTCCTGGACGAGATCGGCGAGATCCCCGTCGAGATGCAGGTGAAGCTCCTGCGTGCCCTCCAGGAGGGCGAGTTCGAGCGCGTGGGCGGCATCAAGACGACGCGGGTGAACGTGCGCCTGGTGGCCGCCACCAACCGCGACCTCCAGGCGGAGATCGAAGCGGGCCGCTTCCGCAAGGACCTCTACTACCGGCTGGCGGTGGTGCCCATCGTGCTGCCCGCGCTGCGCGAGCGCCGCGGCGACATCCCGATGCTCGCCCAGCACTTCGTGGACAAGTACAACCGGCGCCTCCACAAGAAGATCGAAGGCATCGCCGACGACGCGCTCGCGCTGCTCCAGGCGTACGCGTGGCCGGGCAACATCCGCGAGTTGGAGAACCTCATCGAGCGCGTGCTGCTCTTCGCGGACGGCCCCCTCATCACCGCCAGGGATCTGCCGGAGCCGGTGCGCGGAGGAGCGGGCGTACAGGCGGGGGCACCGGTCGCCGCCTCGCTGGGCACGCTGGATGTCCCCGTGGGCGAGGTAGGCCTCAAGGACATCGTGCGCATGAAGGCCGCCGAGCTCGAGCGGGACCTCATCGTCAAGAAGCTGGAGGAGACGGGCGGCAACGTCACGCGCGCCGCGCGCCTCCTGCAGATCAGCCGCAAGTCGCTCCAGACGAAGATGAAGGAGTTCGGCCTGCGCGACACCACCCCGGACGGTCAGGAAGACGGCCCGGACGAGTAG
- a CDS encoding M23 family metallopeptidase → MRPNLPTLGGPPKRNPFGPVVAVSVILGAAAGGVWWWKQRMADVPMDVASQPASPQDAGTIAAAPVAPPAPTNDPVKAAGLERASIRIEGPLETALIQASDATVGPALAQVVTRTLVWWVRVPGEILRGDTLDVLYQRRPNEEPLVYAVRFVSGKTGQTHRAYRFTPAGEQNAHYYLPNGDELELRMEKSPIDSYEQITSLLRDGRGHKGVDFRAPVGTSVRAPFAGVIKRKNWNFGSNGNCFELVESGGKGRSALFLHLSELPKTIQPGLRVSAGQVLAQSGNTGHSFAPHLHYQLMSGDGRVLDPFDQHKTYRASLVATQKGAFDAEVQRLDGLLGTPVAGK, encoded by the coding sequence ATGCGGCCGAATCTTCCCACCCTCGGTGGACCACCGAAGCGCAATCCCTTCGGACCGGTGGTTGCCGTCTCCGTCATCCTCGGCGCGGCCGCGGGTGGCGTGTGGTGGTGGAAACAGCGCATGGCGGACGTCCCCATGGACGTCGCCTCTCAACCGGCGTCCCCGCAGGACGCCGGCACCATCGCCGCGGCCCCCGTGGCCCCACCCGCGCCCACCAACGACCCCGTGAAGGCCGCGGGCCTGGAGCGCGCGTCCATCCGCATCGAGGGTCCGCTGGAGACCGCCCTCATCCAGGCCTCCGACGCCACCGTGGGGCCCGCCCTGGCCCAGGTGGTGACGCGCACCCTGGTGTGGTGGGTGCGCGTACCCGGCGAAATCCTCCGGGGAGACACCCTGGACGTGCTCTACCAGCGCCGCCCCAACGAGGAGCCGCTGGTGTACGCGGTGCGCTTCGTGAGCGGCAAGACGGGCCAGACGCACCGCGCCTACCGCTTCACGCCCGCGGGTGAGCAGAACGCCCACTATTACCTCCCCAACGGCGACGAGCTGGAGCTGCGGATGGAGAAGTCCCCCATCGACAGCTACGAGCAGATCACCTCGCTCCTGCGCGACGGCCGTGGCCACAAGGGCGTGGACTTCCGCGCCCCGGTGGGCACCAGCGTCCGGGCCCCCTTCGCGGGTGTCATCAAGCGCAAGAACTGGAACTTCGGCAGCAACGGCAACTGCTTCGAGCTGGTGGAGTCCGGAGGCAAGGGCCGCAGCGCCCTCTTCCTGCACCTGTCGGAGCTGCCCAAGACGATCCAGCCCGGGCTGCGCGTGTCCGCCGGCCAGGTGCTGGCCCAGAGCGGCAACACGGGCCACTCCTTCGCCCCCCACCTGCACTACCAGCTCATGTCGGGCGATGGCCGGGTCCTGGACCCCTTCGACCAGCACAAGACCTACCGCGCGTCGCTCGTGGCCACCCAGAAGGGCGCCTTCGACGCCGAGGTCCAGCGGCTGGACGGCCTGCTCGGCACCCCCGTCGCGGGGAAGTAA
- the trmD gene encoding tRNA (guanosine(37)-N1)-methyltransferase TrmD has translation MSYRVELLTLFPGMVSGYLGASILGKAQEKGLLSVTLTDVREYAEGKHRVTDDAPYGGGAGMVMKPEPLVAAIEAARARMPGAKALLMSPRGPTFTQATARELARHEAGLILVCGRYEGVDERVMPFLDGELSLGDFVLTGGEVAALAVVDAVARLVPGVLGNEASSVSESFEDGVLEHPHYTRPPVFRGAEVPAVLQSGDHARIARWRRWKALKLTQERRPDLFARLEFSKADQKLLAREEEAL, from the coding sequence GTGAGCTACCGCGTGGAGCTGCTCACGCTGTTCCCCGGGATGGTGTCCGGCTACCTGGGCGCGAGCATCCTCGGGAAGGCCCAGGAGAAGGGGCTGCTCTCCGTCACGCTCACGGACGTGCGTGAGTACGCCGAGGGCAAGCACCGCGTCACCGACGACGCGCCCTACGGCGGCGGCGCCGGCATGGTGATGAAGCCTGAACCCCTGGTGGCCGCCATCGAGGCCGCCCGCGCCCGCATGCCCGGAGCGAAGGCGCTCTTGATGAGCCCCCGGGGGCCTACGTTCACCCAGGCGACGGCGCGCGAGCTGGCGCGGCACGAGGCCGGGCTGATCCTCGTCTGCGGCCGGTACGAAGGCGTGGACGAGCGGGTGATGCCCTTCCTGGACGGGGAGCTGTCCCTCGGCGACTTCGTCCTCACGGGTGGGGAGGTCGCAGCCTTGGCGGTGGTGGACGCCGTGGCGCGGCTGGTGCCAGGGGTCCTGGGCAACGAGGCGTCCTCCGTGTCGGAGAGCTTCGAGGACGGCGTCCTGGAGCACCCGCACTACACCCGGCCGCCCGTCTTCCGGGGGGCCGAGGTGCCGGCCGTCCTCCAGTCCGGCGATCACGCCCGCATCGCCCGGTGGCGCCGGTGGAAGGCCCTCAAGCTCACGCAGGAGCGGCGGCCGGACCTGTTCGCGCGGCTGGAGTTCAGCAAGGCGGATCAGAAACTGCTCGCCAGGGAAGAAGAAGCGTTGTAA
- a CDS encoding YraN family protein — translation MGTRRDVGDVAEAEGVRLLESQGFRVVARNWTCRYGELDIVAEQGELMCFVEVRMRSSAAWGDPSHTVSFAKQRRVVKAALHYLFQNGIDGRMVRFDVISVVGQGEHARVEHLPAAFDAGM, via the coding sequence ATGGGAACGCGGCGGGACGTGGGGGACGTGGCGGAGGCGGAGGGCGTGCGCCTGCTGGAGTCGCAGGGCTTCCGGGTGGTGGCGCGCAACTGGACGTGCCGCTACGGAGAGTTGGACATCGTGGCGGAGCAGGGCGAACTCATGTGCTTCGTGGAGGTGCGCATGCGCTCCTCCGCGGCCTGGGGTGACCCGTCGCACACCGTGTCCTTCGCCAAGCAGCGCCGGGTGGTGAAGGCCGCGCTGCACTATCTCTTCCAGAACGGCATCGACGGGCGCATGGTGCGCTTCGACGTCATCTCCGTCGTGGGGCAGGGCGAACACGCCCGGGTGGAGCACCTGCCCGCCGCCTTCGACGCTGGCATGTAA
- a CDS encoding chromosome segregation protein SMC: protein MHFVEVAIQNVRGFSPSGRFPLKTGYVILKPPTADVLPMANLVLSLLFADGRGGDASLVGSAGRSGKAALTFVGQDGMTYRVLRELGGSGSLHRLNPATNQPELVSTDVSEINQYLRGQAGLPPRTTFEQVYCLQLVMLPSRRPRKSVAKAAAAAAAGGKASGATPSLAVAAQVLPAEDVPAAEAKVKVLEKELVTAREVDQLQFKVDELASLIFEADAKLKGGEGLKSAIADAEAAWRAAPSPESLGLPLDILSRVKRYPKAVARRDEALARLETDRDPELEDASLRVPPLTQNRVFWGGLGAGVLFMGLSVGLGIAAAQPLWRYLALINIPAFGTAAWTALRYVDDLQKATKRGSKDNRKDARQKKILDEFELEDAPVRMAVKALNLESYTEIPAALEQKDLLGIRLGELQTQLEEFEASAEYQGALRDAQDLRAQQEALNAELSAKGTYVRDLREVERELSRLKESIALAKAPPVQVAAAPGQTPAPVDPLEDPSPLVLSQAADVLTSDMLNVQALLKDRCVQYLTALTDRRYQGVEWDREGNAFLLTQNQRIPVGELPPKDIDLYYLALRLTVVEKTCARVKRPFLLDDVLTGVDEAKLPLVARMLKHLGTLTQVLHVTAHPGFGQMSDGTVNV, encoded by the coding sequence ATGCACTTCGTCGAGGTCGCCATCCAGAACGTCCGCGGGTTCTCTCCCTCCGGACGCTTCCCGCTGAAGACCGGCTACGTCATCCTCAAGCCGCCCACGGCGGACGTACTGCCCATGGCGAACCTGGTGCTGTCGCTGCTGTTCGCGGACGGCCGGGGCGGGGACGCGAGCCTCGTGGGCTCGGCGGGGCGCTCGGGCAAGGCCGCGCTGACGTTCGTGGGCCAGGACGGGATGACGTACCGGGTGTTGCGCGAGCTGGGCGGTTCCGGATCGCTGCACCGGCTCAACCCCGCCACGAATCAGCCGGAGCTGGTGTCCACGGACGTTTCGGAGATCAACCAGTACCTGCGCGGCCAGGCGGGCCTGCCTCCGCGCACCACCTTCGAACAGGTGTACTGCCTCCAGCTGGTGATGCTGCCGTCGCGCCGGCCCCGCAAGAGCGTGGCCAAGGCCGCGGCGGCCGCGGCCGCGGGTGGAAAGGCCTCCGGGGCCACCCCGTCTCTGGCGGTCGCCGCCCAGGTGCTGCCAGCGGAGGACGTCCCGGCCGCCGAGGCGAAGGTGAAGGTGCTGGAGAAGGAGCTCGTCACCGCGAGAGAGGTGGATCAGCTCCAGTTCAAGGTGGACGAGCTCGCGTCGCTCATCTTCGAGGCGGACGCGAAGCTCAAGGGCGGCGAGGGGCTCAAGTCCGCCATCGCGGACGCGGAGGCTGCCTGGCGCGCGGCGCCCTCGCCGGAGTCGCTGGGCCTGCCGCTGGACATCCTCTCGCGCGTGAAGCGCTACCCGAAGGCGGTGGCGCGGCGGGACGAGGCGTTGGCGCGGCTGGAGACGGACCGCGATCCGGAGCTGGAGGACGCGTCGCTGAGGGTGCCGCCGCTCACGCAGAACCGCGTCTTCTGGGGCGGGCTGGGCGCGGGCGTGCTCTTCATGGGCCTGAGCGTGGGGCTGGGCATCGCCGCGGCGCAGCCCCTGTGGCGCTACCTGGCGCTGATCAACATCCCCGCCTTCGGCACGGCCGCGTGGACGGCGCTGCGCTACGTGGACGACCTGCAGAAGGCCACGAAGCGGGGCTCCAAGGACAACCGCAAGGACGCGCGGCAGAAGAAGATCCTCGACGAGTTCGAGCTCGAGGACGCGCCGGTGCGCATGGCGGTCAAGGCGCTCAACCTGGAGAGCTACACGGAGATCCCCGCCGCGCTGGAGCAGAAGGATCTGCTCGGCATCCGGCTGGGAGAGCTGCAGACGCAGCTGGAGGAGTTCGAGGCCTCCGCCGAGTACCAGGGAGCCCTGCGCGACGCGCAGGACCTGCGCGCGCAGCAGGAGGCGCTCAACGCGGAGCTGTCCGCCAAGGGCACCTACGTGCGCGACCTGCGCGAGGTGGAGCGCGAGCTGTCCCGGCTGAAGGAGTCCATCGCGCTGGCGAAGGCGCCGCCGGTGCAGGTGGCCGCGGCCCCCGGCCAGACGCCCGCCCCGGTGGATCCGCTGGAGGACCCATCTCCCCTGGTGCTGTCGCAGGCCGCGGACGTGCTCACGTCCGACATGCTGAACGTGCAGGCGCTCCTGAAGGACCGCTGCGTGCAGTACCTCACCGCGCTGACGGACCGGCGCTACCAGGGCGTGGAGTGGGACCGCGAGGGCAACGCGTTCCTGCTCACGCAGAACCAGCGCATCCCCGTGGGCGAGCTGCCCCCGAAGGACATCGACCTCTACTACCTGGCGCTGCGCCTGACGGTGGTGGAGAAGACGTGCGCCCGGGTGAAGCGCCCCTTCCTCCTGGACGACGTGCTGACGGGCGTGGACGAGGCGAAGCTGCCCCTCGTGGCCCGCATGCTCAAGCACCTGGGCACGCTCACGCAGGTGCTGCACGTCACCGCCCACCCCGGCTTCGGACAGATGTCGGACGGCACCGTTAACGTCTAG
- the rplS gene encoding 50S ribosomal protein L19, whose translation MRRSLIEHVENKFLRKDITAFRTGDSVRVHWKVKEGEKERVQAFEGVVIRKTKGTNRATFTVRKMSFGVGVERIFPIHSPRYEKIEVLTRGDVNRKRLFYLRELKGKASRVDVQVDTEKASAKSAAAQG comes from the coding sequence ATGCGCCGCAGCCTCATCGAGCACGTCGAAAACAAGTTCCTGCGCAAGGACATCACCGCGTTCCGCACGGGTGATTCCGTTCGCGTCCACTGGAAGGTCAAGGAAGGCGAGAAGGAGCGCGTGCAGGCCTTCGAGGGCGTGGTCATCCGCAAGACCAAGGGCACGAACCGCGCGACCTTCACGGTGCGCAAGATGTCCTTCGGCGTCGGCGTGGAGCGCATCTTCCCCATCCACAGCCCCCGCTACGAGAAGATCGAGGTCCTCACCCGCGGTGACGTGAACCGCAAGCGCCTGTTCTACCTCCGCGAGCTGAAGGGCAAGGCCTCGCGCGTGGACGTGCAGGTGGACACGGAGAAGGCGTCCGCCAAGTCCGCCGCGGCTCAGGGCTAG
- the rsmI gene encoding 16S rRNA (cytidine(1402)-2'-O)-methyltransferase — MAGTLYLVATPIGNLGDVTARALETLRTVGFLACEDTRHSRILLDHFGITGKDLVSLPAFAEGQRAGRILDRIEAGEDCALVTDAGSPGISDPGEKLVAEALERGLKVEPVPGPTALVAALSASGLPTGRFHFLGFLPRKGPERRAMLDEVAPLSATCVLYESPRRLAETLVDLQEAWGDRRACVARELTKLHEEFVRGPLSTLVARYAAEETRGEVVVLVEGRTGEQRWSEDEVRRALESGLARGEKLKPLSTELARRAGWPGQEVYRLGLGLKQR; from the coding sequence TTGGCTGGAACGCTCTACCTCGTGGCCACGCCCATCGGGAACCTGGGGGATGTCACCGCCCGGGCCCTGGAGACGCTGCGCACCGTGGGCTTCCTCGCGTGCGAGGACACCCGGCACTCGCGCATCCTGCTGGACCACTTCGGCATCACCGGGAAGGACCTGGTGAGCCTGCCTGCCTTCGCGGAGGGGCAGCGCGCCGGGCGCATCCTGGACCGCATCGAGGCGGGGGAGGACTGCGCGCTCGTCACCGACGCGGGCAGCCCCGGCATCAGCGACCCCGGGGAGAAGCTGGTGGCGGAGGCGCTGGAGCGCGGCCTGAAGGTGGAGCCGGTGCCCGGGCCCACGGCGCTGGTGGCCGCGCTGAGCGCGTCGGGGCTGCCCACCGGGCGCTTCCACTTCCTGGGCTTCCTGCCGCGCAAGGGGCCGGAGCGCCGCGCCATGCTGGACGAGGTGGCCCCCCTGTCCGCCACCTGCGTCCTCTACGAATCCCCGCGCCGCCTGGCGGAGACGCTGGTGGACCTCCAGGAGGCCTGGGGCGACCGCCGCGCGTGCGTGGCGCGCGAGCTGACCAAGCTGCACGAGGAGTTCGTCCGGGGCCCGCTGTCCACGCTCGTGGCGCGCTACGCGGCCGAGGAGACCCGGGGCGAGGTGGTGGTGCTGGTGGAGGGCCGCACCGGCGAGCAGCGCTGGAGCGAGGACGAGGTGCGCCGGGCGCTGGAGTCGGGCCTGGCTCGCGGGGAGAAGCTCAAGCCGCTGAGCACGGAGCTGGCCCGGCGCGCGGGGTGGCCCGGCCAGGAGGTGTACCGGCTGGGCCTGGGGCTGAAGCAGCGGTAG